In the genome of Hevea brasiliensis isolate MT/VB/25A 57/8 chromosome 14, ASM3005281v1, whole genome shotgun sequence, the window CCCAGTAAGTGAAATGGAAGAGGTGCAGATTTCTTCGGTTCCCGGTAGTATTTCCCTAGCACAGGCTTAGCTGCTTCAGTCTGTCAAAGGTTAAATGCAGAAATCATAAGAACTAGAAGAAAGTGAGCTGCACAATTAACCTAGCTAGGGTAATAACTAAGGAAAAAGATTATACTCACTGCTTCAATTAAGTGGTAGTGTGGGATTTGAGGGAAGAGATGGTGAATCACATGAGTACCGATATCATGGTGGATGTTATTGATCCATCCATAGTCTCGATCAAGGGTTGTAAGCCCTCCTCTCAGATAACTCCATTCCTGTCAGTTTATAGCCAAAGCAAGAAAAAGAAAATCAGCTCGGAGGCAGGTACTACTGAGCTAAAGCTCATTGGTTAAAATTTCTACTTTCATATGTCAAACGCAGCAATAAATAGTTCATTCATTGCAGAAAAAAATGAGTGACCAAGGGTAGAAAGATTTATCATTTATCTTTGCACCTTTCCACGATACCAGGGAAGTTTGTCCTCATGACCATGGTGATGCAGGTAGGTCACAAAGTCCAACCACATGACAAAGATCTGCACTTCAATACAAATTCATGAGTACAAATAAGAATAAAATGAGTTGCAGAAATTCTTTCCCAGGCCCTTGATATGTAAGTTATTGCAGAAATAGACCTACCCAGTAGGGAATACCATAGAGTTTAACCATTTGGACAGGACCCATTACAAAGTTTAAATATACAAGCAATGCAGCCATTGCAGTCCAACAAGCTGTTGAGGTAAGAACACCTTTTCTCTCATTTGGGAGGAACAAATCACTATCTGGATGAAAATGAGAACCCTTTTTTCCAGGGCTTCTACTCCACTGcagttaattgaaattaaaacatcACTATCAGTACATTATTAGGTTCACAAGTAGATTTGACTAATTAAGATGCTAAAGGATTACCAGATAGAAAGGGTAAGCAAGCATTGGGAAAGGCAAGCTGAACCTCAATGTCTTTGTGACATTATCCAAACTTTTGAAGATTTTCTCAGACAACTGCAATATAGAAGGGATACATTCCAATGAATTCCAAGTTTGAAAAGAGACAAGCAAGATTGCTTGAAAAAAAGGGGTATTTATATATTGACAGAAACTCACTGGATGCCATGATTCATCATTTTCAACATGTCCATGATTTTGATGATGGGTTCTGTGGCTAATTCTCCTGAAATAATCAGCAAATATGCAATTATGTCATATTATATTGAATAACTAATTtacatttaaaaagaaaaaaaacaataCAGAAAAACTTAGAATTTAGCATAAATTTAAGGGACTAACCATCCATGGTAAGGAACAAGGATTGAAGAATGAAGGAGATGACCCACCACACTATTCAACTTTGGATTATTTGAGAAACTCCCATGACCACTGCACAATTATAATTTTAACACAATTCACATTAGAAACAAGCTTATGGGTAGTGATAATGTAACAGTGGAACAAatagaaaatttgaaaaaaaaatcgtAGATAATTAGATCAACAAGGAAATGCGCATCAAAATTGAAAGCAGTAAATAGAAATTCAAAATTCAAGAAAGAAAAGGATTATTTTACCAATCATGGCCAAGAACAAAAAGAGCCCAGAACATGGTCCCCTGACAAAACCAGTAAAGAGGCCAAACAACCCAATTGTTAAAGTAAGCTGCAATAGCAGCCAATCCAAAAACCACAACCACATCCCTCACAACATAGCTCATAGATCTCCATGGATCTTTAACCCAACAATGCTTCGGTATGGCTGCTCTTATATCAGCCAATTTAAAAGGTGGTGGGGCACCAGGGTCAAAGAATTCACCTTCCTCCTCATTAGTTTCCTCTCTTTCTTTATCCTCCTCTCGACTCACAGTTGTAAAATTTACAGGAGCTGCAACATTTAATTGCCAATTTCTTTGTTTAGACCAACTTGAGACCTTGAAAGAAGAACCAAGATTGTGACTTTTTGAGACTGATAGTGATCTAAGCTTGAAAAGCTTAGTTCTTTGTGATGCAAAGCCAGTTCTGGGTTGAGGGTAGATTCTAGGGAGGGGTCTTAGGCCACATTCTGATAAGACCCAAGAAGCAGCCATTAACGACCCAGAAGCTGAAAATGCAAGATTCCACCCACAGCCAGTCTATGGActacaaaaagaagaaaatgaaagaaccTAGAAATTGGAAAGGAGAGGAAGAGATAACACAAGTATTTCTCTCCCCCACTTCCAGCTACTGAATTCTCAACCTG includes:
- the LOC110657237 gene encoding omega-3 fatty acid desaturase, chloroplastic: MAASWVLSECGLRPLPRIYPQPRTGFASQRTKLFKLRSLSVSKSHNLGSSFKVSSWSKQRNWQLNVAAPVNFTTVSREEDKEREETNEEEGEFFDPGAPPPFKLADIRAAIPKHCWVKDPWRSMSYVVRDVVVVFGLAAIAAYFNNWVVWPLYWFCQGTMFWALFVLGHDCGHGSFSNNPKLNSVVGHLLHSSILVPYHGWRISHRTHHQNHGHVENDESWHPLSEKIFKSLDNVTKTLRFSLPFPMLAYPFYLWSRSPGKKGSHFHPDSDLFLPNERKGVLTSTACWTAMAALLVYLNFVMGPVQMVKLYGIPYWIFVMWLDFVTYLHHHGHEDKLPWYRGKEWSYLRGGLTTLDRDYGWINNIHHDIGTHVIHHLFPQIPHYHLIEATEAAKPVLGKYYREPKKSAPLPFHLLGSLIRSMKQDHYVSDTGDVVYYQRDTNLYGGVKKE